The following are encoded together in the Pseudomonas maumuensis genome:
- a CDS encoding sensor histidine kinase has translation MKCDPSLLRPAQPTVKTRLIRQLLVPPLVILLMVGLGFAGFLISESNGIRTLSENGERQLELHARTVESEISKYTYLPSLLELEDSVSRLLTDPDAGDRQAVNEYLEGLNRRSRSRAIFVLDTNGRVQATSNWRDADSFLGEDLAFRAYFQVAVRGEPGRFYGIGSTTGEAGYYLAHGLEEHGKIIGVAVIKVRLDTLEERWQRARLEAFVSDENGIIILSSDPSRRLKSVRPLNPQIKERLARSLQYYWWPLNELQPLARETLADGVEKLTFPANSETEHGKQRDVSYLAQTRRLADTPWHFTLLTPLQDLRRESMVQGILVGVAFALLAILAIAWNERRKVIATRLAAREALEEANSQLERKITERTADLRASNERLKGQIRERRHAEQTLRHAQDELVQAGKLAAIGQMSTSIAHELNQPLAALRTLSGNTVRFLERGALETASANLRTMNDLIDRMGRITASLRSFARRGDDSGQASLEKAVEATLQVLANRISACHLQLHRQFDDPLLAIDQTRLEQILVNLIGNALDAMATQPLPQLWLEGEIQGDKYRLRVLDNGHGIDAEARKHLFEPFFTTKPGEHGLGLGLTLSASLATAAKGTLSVEHPSGGGTAFVLALPLVTPPSESAEPL, from the coding sequence ATGAAATGCGACCCTTCGCTCCTTCGCCCCGCCCAGCCCACCGTGAAAACCCGCCTGATTCGCCAATTGCTCGTCCCGCCCCTGGTCATACTGCTGATGGTCGGCCTGGGTTTCGCGGGCTTCCTGATCAGCGAAAGCAACGGCATCCGCACCCTCAGCGAAAACGGCGAACGCCAGCTGGAGCTGCATGCGCGCACCGTCGAAAGCGAAATCAGCAAGTACACCTACCTGCCCAGCCTGCTCGAGCTGGAAGACAGCGTCTCGCGCCTGCTCACCGACCCTGACGCCGGTGACCGCCAGGCCGTCAACGAATACCTCGAAGGCCTGAACCGGCGCAGCCGCAGCCGGGCGATCTTCGTCCTCGATACCAATGGCCGGGTCCAGGCCACCAGCAACTGGCGCGATGCCGACTCTTTCCTCGGCGAGGATCTGGCATTCCGCGCCTACTTCCAGGTCGCCGTGCGCGGCGAGCCCGGGCGGTTCTACGGTATCGGCAGCACCACCGGCGAGGCGGGCTACTACCTGGCCCACGGCCTGGAGGAACACGGCAAGATCATCGGCGTGGCCGTGATCAAGGTGCGGCTCGACACCCTCGAGGAGCGCTGGCAGCGTGCCCGCCTGGAGGCCTTCGTCAGCGACGAGAACGGCATCATCATCCTCTCCAGCGACCCGTCCCGGCGCCTGAAATCGGTGCGCCCGCTTAACCCGCAGATCAAGGAACGCCTGGCGCGCAGCCTGCAGTACTACTGGTGGCCGCTCAACGAGCTGCAACCGCTGGCACGGGAAACCCTCGCCGATGGCGTGGAGAAACTGACCTTCCCGGCCAACAGCGAGACCGAGCACGGCAAGCAGCGCGACGTCTCCTACCTGGCCCAGACCCGGCGCCTGGCCGACACGCCCTGGCACTTCACCCTGCTTACCCCTTTGCAGGACCTGCGCCGCGAGTCGATGGTGCAGGGCATCCTGGTCGGGGTGGCCTTCGCTCTGCTGGCGATCCTGGCCATCGCCTGGAATGAGCGACGTAAAGTGATCGCCACCCGCCTGGCGGCCCGCGAGGCACTGGAAGAGGCAAACAGCCAGCTGGAGCGCAAGATCACCGAGCGCACCGCCGACCTGCGCGCCAGCAACGAACGCCTCAAGGGCCAGATCCGCGAACGCCGCCACGCCGAACAGACCCTGCGCCACGCCCAGGACGAACTGGTCCAGGCCGGCAAGCTGGCGGCCATCGGCCAGATGTCCACCAGCATCGCCCACGAACTCAACCAGCCGCTGGCGGCGTTGCGCACCCTGTCCGGCAACACGGTACGTTTCCTCGAACGCGGCGCACTGGAAACCGCCAGCGCCAACCTGCGCACCATGAACGACCTGATCGATCGCATGGGCCGCATCACCGCCAGCCTGCGCTCATTCGCCCGACGCGGCGACGACAGCGGCCAGGCCTCGCTGGAGAAGGCCGTGGAAGCCACGTTGCAGGTGCTGGCCAACCGCATCAGCGCCTGCCACCTGCAACTGCACCGGCAGTTCGACGACCCGCTGCTGGCCATCGACCAGACCCGCCTGGAACAGATCCTGGTCAACCTGATCGGCAACGCCCTCGACGCCATGGCCACCCAGCCCTTGCCTCAACTGTGGCTGGAAGGCGAGATCCAGGGCGACAAATACCGCCTACGGGTACTCGACAATGGCCACGGCATCGACGCCGAGGCGCGCAAGCACCTGTTCGAACCCTTCTTCACCACCAAACCGGGCGAGCATGGCCTGGGCCTCGGCCTGACCTTGTCGGCAAGCCTGGCCACCGCGGCCAAGGGTACACTGAGCGTCGAACACCCCAGCGGTGGCGGCACTGCTTTCGTCCTTGCCCTGCCCCTGGTCACGCCCCCTAGCGAATCGGCTGAGCCACTATGA
- the glpR gene encoding DNA-binding transcriptional repressor GlpR, whose amino-acid sequence MNLPPRQQQILELVRERGYVSIEEMAQLFVVTPQTIRRDINQLAEANLLRRYHGGAAYDSSIENTAYAMRADQMRDEKQRIAEAVARQIPDHASLFINIGTTTESIARALLNHNQLKVITNNLHVAAILAAKDDFEVLVAGGTVRRDGGVVGQASVDFINQFKVDFAVVGISGIDEDGSLLDFDYQEVRVSQAIIANARQVLLAADSSKFGRNAMVRLGSISLVDCLVTDQAPSPALTQLLNQHKIRLDVV is encoded by the coding sequence AATCCTCGAGCTCGTCCGCGAACGCGGCTATGTCAGCATCGAGGAAATGGCGCAGCTGTTCGTCGTCACCCCGCAGACCATCCGCCGCGATATCAACCAGCTCGCTGAAGCCAATCTGCTACGCCGCTATCACGGCGGCGCGGCCTACGACTCGAGCATCGAGAACACCGCCTACGCCATGCGCGCCGACCAGATGCGCGACGAGAAGCAGCGCATTGCCGAAGCTGTGGCGCGGCAGATTCCGGACCATGCCTCGCTGTTCATCAACATCGGTACCACCACCGAATCCATCGCCCGCGCCCTGCTCAACCACAATCAACTGAAAGTCATCACCAACAACCTGCATGTGGCGGCGATCCTGGCAGCCAAGGACGATTTCGAAGTGCTGGTAGCCGGTGGCACGGTGCGCCGCGACGGCGGCGTGGTCGGCCAGGCCAGCGTGGACTTCATCAACCAGTTCAAGGTCGATTTCGCCGTAGTCGGCATCAGCGGGATCGATGAGGACGGCAGCCTGCTGGACTTCGACTACCAGGAGGTGCGGGTATCCCAGGCGATCATCGCCAATGCCCGCCAGGTACTCCTAGCCGCGGACTCGAGCAAGTTTGGGCGTAATGCGATGGTGCGCCTCGGTTCGATCAGTCTGGTCGATTGCCTGGTGACCGATCAGGCGCCATCCCCGGCGCTCACCCAACTGCTCAACCAGCACAAGATTCGCCTCGACGTGGTTTGA
- a CDS encoding amino acid ABC transporter permease has protein sequence MDMDFSEIIPALPALWDGMVLTLQLMVMGVVGGIALGTILALMRLSSNKLLANIAGTYVNYFRSIPLLLVITWFYLAVPFVLRWITGEDTPVGAFTSCVVAFMMFEAAYFCEIVRAGVQSISKGQMGAAQALGMSYGQCMRLIILPQAFRKMTPLLLQQSIILFQDTSLVYTVGLIDFLNSARSNGDIIGRSHEFLIFAGVVYFLVSFSASWLVKRLQKRITV, from the coding sequence ATGGACATGGATTTCAGTGAAATCATCCCGGCCCTGCCCGCCCTTTGGGACGGCATGGTCCTGACCCTGCAACTGATGGTCATGGGCGTGGTCGGCGGTATCGCCCTGGGCACCATCCTCGCCCTGATGCGCCTGTCGTCGAACAAGCTGCTGGCCAATATCGCCGGCACCTACGTCAACTACTTCCGCTCCATCCCCCTGCTGCTGGTGATCACCTGGTTCTACCTGGCGGTGCCGTTCGTGCTGCGCTGGATCACCGGCGAAGACACCCCGGTGGGCGCGTTCACCTCCTGCGTCGTGGCCTTCATGATGTTCGAGGCGGCCTACTTCTGCGAAATCGTCCGCGCCGGTGTGCAGTCGATCTCCAAGGGCCAGATGGGCGCCGCGCAGGCGCTGGGCATGAGCTACGGCCAGTGCATGCGCCTGATCATCCTGCCCCAGGCGTTTCGCAAGATGACCCCGCTGCTGCTGCAACAGAGCATCATCCTGTTCCAGGACACCTCGCTGGTCTACACCGTCGGCCTGATCGACTTCCTCAACTCGGCTCGCTCCAACGGCGACATCATTGGGCGCTCCCACGAGTTCCTGATCTTCGCCGGTGTCGTCTACTTCCTCGTCAGCTTCTCCGCTTCCTGGCTGGTCAAGCGCCTGCAAAAAAGGATCACCGTATGA
- a CDS encoding amino acid ABC transporter ATP-binding protein, which translates to MISIKNVNKWYGDFQVLTDCSTEVKKGEVVVVCGPSGSGKSTLIKCVNALEPFQKGDIIVDGTSIADPKTNLPKLRSRVGMVFQHFELFPHLSITENLTIAQRKVLGRSEAEATKKGLALLDRVGLGAHAKKHPGQLSGGQQQRVAIARALSMDPIVMLFDEPTSALDPEMVNEVLDVMVELAHEGMTMMCVTHEMGFARKVANRVIFMDKGNIIEDCQKEDFFGNPEGRHERTQHFLSKILQH; encoded by the coding sequence ATGATTTCCATCAAGAACGTCAATAAATGGTACGGGGACTTCCAGGTACTGACCGACTGCAGCACCGAGGTCAAGAAAGGTGAAGTGGTGGTCGTGTGCGGCCCGTCCGGGTCGGGCAAGTCGACACTGATCAAGTGTGTCAACGCCCTGGAGCCGTTCCAGAAAGGCGACATCATCGTCGACGGCACTTCCATCGCCGACCCAAAGACCAACCTGCCCAAGTTGCGTTCGCGGGTGGGCATGGTGTTCCAGCACTTCGAGCTGTTCCCGCACCTGTCGATCACCGAGAACCTGACCATCGCCCAGCGCAAGGTACTCGGCCGCAGCGAAGCGGAAGCCACCAAGAAAGGCCTGGCTTTGCTCGACCGCGTTGGCCTTGGCGCCCACGCCAAGAAGCACCCTGGCCAACTGTCAGGCGGCCAGCAGCAGCGCGTGGCGATCGCCCGTGCCCTGTCGATGGACCCGATCGTCATGCTGTTCGACGAACCGACCTCGGCGCTGGACCCGGAAATGGTCAACGAAGTCTTGGACGTGATGGTCGAACTGGCCCACGAAGGCATGACCATGATGTGCGTGACCCACGAGATGGGCTTCGCCCGCAAGGTCGCCAACCGGGTGATCTTCATGGACAAGGGCAACATCATCGAGGATTGTCAGAAGGAAGACTTCTTCGGTAATCCCGAGGGCCGCCACGAGCGTACCCAGCACTTCCTCAGCAAGATCCTGCAACACTAA
- a CDS encoding amino acid ABC transporter permease, which translates to MNYNWDWGVFFKSTGVGSETYLDWYITGLGWTIAIAISAWIIALLLGSLLGVMRTVPNRLVSGIATAYVELFRNVPLLVQLFIWYFLVPDLLPEGLQEWFKQDLNPTTSALISVVICLGLFTAARVCEQVRTGIQALPRGQESAGRAMGFSLPQIYMNVLLPQAYRIIIPPLTSEFLNVFKNSSVASLIGLMELLAQTKQTAEFSANLFEAFTLATLIYFTLNMGLMLLMRMVEKKVAVPGLISVGGK; encoded by the coding sequence ATGAATTACAACTGGGACTGGGGCGTGTTCTTCAAGTCCACCGGCGTGGGCAGCGAGACCTATCTGGACTGGTACATCACCGGTCTGGGCTGGACCATCGCCATCGCCATCTCCGCCTGGATCATCGCCTTGCTGCTGGGCTCGCTGCTCGGCGTGATGCGTACCGTACCCAATCGTCTGGTGTCAGGGATTGCCACCGCTTACGTCGAGCTGTTCCGCAACGTGCCGCTGCTGGTGCAGCTGTTCATCTGGTACTTCCTCGTGCCAGACCTGCTCCCTGAAGGCCTGCAGGAGTGGTTCAAGCAGGACCTCAACCCAACCACCTCGGCGCTGATCAGCGTGGTCATCTGCCTGGGCCTGTTCACCGCCGCCCGTGTCTGCGAGCAAGTGCGTACCGGTATCCAGGCGCTGCCCCGTGGCCAAGAGTCGGCCGGCCGCGCGATGGGCTTCAGCCTGCCGCAGATCTACATGAACGTGCTGCTGCCCCAGGCCTACCGGATCATCATTCCGCCGCTTACTTCGGAATTCCTGAACGTGTTCAAGAACTCCTCGGTAGCCTCGCTGATCGGCCTGATGGAGCTGCTGGCGCAGACCAAGCAGACCGCCGAGTTCTCGGCGAACCTGTTCGAGGCATTCACCCTGGCCACGCTGATCTACTTCACCCTGAACATGGGCCTGATGCTGCTCATGCGCATGGTCGAGAAGAAAGTCGCGGTACCCGGCCTGATTTCCGTGGGAGGCAAGTAA
- the glpD gene encoding glycerol-3-phosphate dehydrogenase: MSQPVSSQPPLHDCYDLAVIGGGINGVGIAADAAGRGLKVFLCEKDDLAQHTSSASSKLIHGGLRYLEHYEFRLVREALAEREVLLAKAPHIVKPMRFVLPHRPHLRPAWMIRAGLFLYDHLGKRKHLGASRGLRFGPGYPLKPAISRGFEYADCAVDDARLVVLNAMAAREKGAHIHTRTRCLRAERVDGLWQVELQHADGSVQTLRARALVNAAGPWVASFIKDDLKLDAPYGIRLIQGSHLIVPRLYEGEHAYILQNEDQRIVFCIPYLDRFTLIGTTDREYSGDPAKVAITEQETDYLLKVVNEHFNHQLSHTDILHTYSGVRPLCNDESDNPSAVTRDYTLALSAAENEAPLLSVFGGKLTTYRKLAESAMAELQPFFTQMHGSWTAGAPLPGGENMTTAPALVEALVARHAWLPLDIAKRWATTYGSRVWRLLEGVDSPEDLGQSMGGGLFTREVDYLCAEEWATTAHDILWRRTKLGLFTSSTEQQALSDYLAQANKAQIRAA; this comes from the coding sequence GTGTCCCAGCCCGTTTCGTCCCAGCCACCCCTGCACGACTGCTACGACCTCGCCGTGATCGGCGGTGGCATCAATGGCGTAGGCATCGCTGCCGATGCTGCCGGACGCGGCCTCAAGGTGTTCCTTTGTGAAAAAGACGACCTGGCCCAGCACACCTCCTCAGCCAGCAGCAAGCTGATCCACGGCGGCCTGCGTTACCTGGAGCATTATGAGTTCCGCCTGGTGCGTGAAGCCCTGGCCGAGCGCGAAGTGCTGCTGGCCAAGGCTCCGCACATCGTCAAGCCGATGCGCTTCGTGTTGCCGCACCGTCCGCACCTGCGCCCGGCCTGGATGATCCGCGCCGGACTGTTCCTCTACGACCACCTGGGCAAACGCAAGCACCTGGGCGCCTCTCGCGGCCTGCGCTTCGGCCCGGGGTACCCGCTCAAGCCGGCCATCAGCCGCGGCTTCGAATACGCCGACTGCGCCGTCGATGACGCTCGCCTGGTGGTGCTCAACGCCATGGCTGCCCGTGAAAAAGGTGCGCACATTCACACCCGTACCCGCTGCTTGCGAGCAGAACGGGTAGACGGCCTGTGGCAGGTGGAACTGCAGCATGCCGACGGCAGTGTGCAGACGCTTCGCGCCCGGGCCCTGGTCAACGCCGCTGGCCCTTGGGTCGCCAGCTTCATCAAGGACGACCTCAAGCTTGACGCGCCGTACGGCATCCGCCTGATCCAGGGCAGCCACCTGATCGTTCCGCGCCTGTACGAAGGCGAACACGCCTACATCCTGCAGAACGAAGATCAGCGGATCGTTTTCTGCATCCCTTACCTGGACCGCTTCACCCTGATCGGTACCACCGATCGGGAATACAGCGGCGACCCGGCCAAGGTGGCGATCACCGAGCAGGAAACCGACTATCTGCTCAAGGTGGTCAATGAGCACTTCAACCACCAGCTCAGCCACACCGACATCCTGCACACCTATTCCGGGGTGCGCCCACTGTGCAACGACGAATCGGACAACCCGTCCGCGGTCACCCGTGACTACACGCTGGCACTGTCCGCCGCCGAGAACGAGGCGCCACTGCTATCGGTATTCGGCGGCAAATTGACCACCTATCGCAAACTGGCTGAATCGGCCATGGCCGAATTGCAGCCATTCTTCACCCAGATGCACGGTAGCTGGACTGCCGGCGCGCCGTTGCCAGGCGGTGAAAACATGACCACCGCGCCAGCGCTGGTCGAGGCCCTGGTGGCGCGCCATGCGTGGCTACCACTGGATATCGCCAAGCGCTGGGCCACGACTTATGGCAGCCGTGTCTGGCGCCTGCTCGAAGGTGTCGATAGCCCCGAGGATCTCGGGCAGTCCATGGGTGGTGGCTTGTTCACTCGCGAAGTCGACTACCTCTGCGCCGAGGAATGGGCCACGACTGCGCACGACATCCTTTGGCGCCGTACCAAGTTGGGCCTGTTCACCAGCAGTACCGAGCAGCAGGCATTGAGCGACTATCTGGCACAAGCGAACAAGGCGCAGATCCGCGCCGCCTGA
- a CDS encoding glutamate/aspartate ABC transporter substrate-binding protein, whose translation MRIVRQLLGAAIAAAVIASPVMAEELTGTLKKIKDSGTITLGHRDSSIPFSYLAGKPEPVGYSHDIQLAVVEALKKQLGTDIKVKYNLVTSQTRIPLVQNGTVDLECGSTTNNVERQQQVGFSVGIFEVGTRLLTKVKDGQPSYKDFADLAGKNVVTTAGTTSERILKAMNADKQMKMNVISAKDHGEAFNMLESGRAVAFMMDDALLAGEMAKAKKPADWVITGTPQSYEIYGCMVRKDDAAFKKAVDEAIVAYFKSGEVNKSYDKWFQQPIPPKGLNLQFPMSDELKQLIAEPTDKAADEKKS comes from the coding sequence ATGCGCATCGTTCGTCAATTGCTGGGCGCCGCCATCGCGGCCGCTGTCATCGCATCGCCGGTCATGGCTGAAGAGCTGACCGGAACCCTGAAGAAGATCAAGGATTCGGGCACCATCACTCTGGGCCACCGCGACTCCTCCATCCCGTTCTCCTACCTGGCCGGCAAACCGGAACCGGTAGGCTACTCCCACGACATCCAGCTGGCCGTCGTCGAAGCCCTGAAAAAGCAACTGGGCACCGACATCAAGGTCAAGTACAACCTCGTCACCTCGCAGACCCGCATCCCGCTGGTGCAGAACGGCACCGTGGATCTGGAGTGCGGCTCTACCACCAACAACGTCGAGCGCCAGCAGCAAGTCGGCTTCTCGGTAGGCATCTTCGAGGTCGGCACCCGTCTGCTGACCAAGGTCAAGGATGGCCAGCCATCCTATAAAGACTTCGCCGACCTGGCCGGCAAGAACGTAGTGACCACCGCCGGCACTACCTCCGAGCGCATCCTCAAGGCGATGAACGCCGACAAGCAGATGAAGATGAACGTGATCTCCGCCAAGGACCACGGTGAAGCCTTCAACATGCTCGAAAGCGGCCGCGCCGTGGCCTTCATGATGGACGACGCGCTGCTGGCCGGTGAAATGGCCAAGGCCAAGAAGCCAGCCGATTGGGTCATCACCGGCACGCCACAGTCGTACGAAATCTACGGCTGCATGGTGCGCAAGGATGATGCTGCGTTCAAGAAAGCGGTCGACGAAGCCATCGTCGCCTACTTCAAGTCGGGTGAAGTCAACAAGAGCTACGACAAGTGGTTCCAGCAACCGATTCCACCAAAGGGCCTGAACCTGCAGTTCCCAATGAGTGACGAGCTGAAGCAGCTGATCGCCGAGCCGACCGACAAGGCGGCGGACGAGAAGAAGTCCTGA